One Streptomyces lincolnensis genomic region harbors:
- a CDS encoding ATP-binding cassette domain-containing protein yields MVHVSATPVLALRGVSKRFGAVQALTDVELEVHAGEVVALVGDNGAGKSTLVKTIAGVHPIDEGVIEWEGDPVSINKPHDAQGLGVATVYQDLALCDNLDVVANLYLGRELLHRGVIDEVTMEQKARELLSTLSIRIPSVRIPIASLSGGQRQVVAIARALIGDPKVVILDEPTAALGVEQTAQVLDLVERLRERNLGVILISHNMADVKAVADTVAVLRLGKNNGSFPVKDTTHEEIIAAITGATDNAVTRRAGRRTTEAAK; encoded by the coding sequence ATGGTTCACGTGTCCGCTACGCCCGTGCTGGCGTTGCGCGGAGTCTCCAAGCGATTCGGTGCGGTCCAGGCCCTCACCGACGTCGAGCTGGAGGTCCACGCCGGAGAAGTGGTCGCCCTGGTCGGCGACAACGGCGCAGGAAAGTCGACTCTGGTCAAGACGATCGCCGGTGTACACCCCATCGACGAGGGCGTCATCGAGTGGGAGGGCGACCCGGTCAGCATCAACAAGCCGCACGACGCCCAGGGACTCGGCGTCGCGACGGTCTACCAGGACCTCGCGCTGTGCGACAACCTCGACGTGGTCGCCAACCTGTACCTCGGTCGCGAGCTGCTGCACCGCGGCGTGATCGACGAGGTCACGATGGAGCAGAAGGCCCGCGAGCTGCTGTCCACGCTCTCCATCCGCATCCCGAGCGTGCGCATCCCGATCGCCAGCCTCTCCGGTGGCCAGCGCCAGGTCGTCGCCATCGCGCGCGCCCTCATCGGTGACCCCAAGGTCGTCATCCTCGACGAGCCCACCGCCGCCCTCGGTGTCGAGCAGACCGCGCAGGTCCTCGACCTGGTCGAGCGGCTGCGCGAGCGCAACCTCGGCGTCATCCTCATCAGCCACAACATGGCCGACGTCAAGGCGGTGGCGGACACCGTCGCCGTGCTGCGCCTGGGCAAGAACAACGGATCCTTCCCGGTGAAGGACACCACCCACGAAGAGATCATCGCCGCGATCACGGGTGCCACGGACAACGCCGTGACCCGTCGTGCGGGGCGTCGCACCACGGAGGCGGCAAAGTGA
- a CDS encoding carbohydrate ABC transporter permease, with amino-acid sequence MQHGKYRFIVGFLALPLGLYALFVVWPFIQSIYYSFTDWTGLSPEFKMVGLDNYRRMLDDEIFWKSLQHSLIFAVVLPLVTISLALFFAFMINVGGRRRRGGPVISGVRGSSFYKIVYFFPQVLSIAIVALLFAFAYNPDSGAINSILRGVGLDSVQPLWLGDPDLALWAVMAVLVWSTVGFFVVLFSAGMASIPADLYEAALLDGANRSTTFFRITLPLLWDTVQSGWVYMGILALGAESFAVVQIMTTGPGGPDYSTTVMVLYVYQKAFRDGQAAYATTIGVALLVVTLAFAALVMRLGRRERLEF; translated from the coding sequence ATGCAGCACGGCAAGTACCGGTTCATCGTGGGGTTTCTGGCGCTGCCCCTCGGACTGTACGCGCTCTTCGTGGTGTGGCCGTTCATCCAGTCCATCTACTACTCGTTCACGGACTGGACCGGTCTGAGCCCCGAATTCAAGATGGTCGGCCTGGACAATTACCGGAGGATGCTGGACGACGAGATCTTCTGGAAGTCCTTGCAGCACAGCTTGATCTTCGCGGTCGTGCTGCCGCTGGTGACGATCAGTCTGGCACTGTTCTTCGCCTTCATGATCAATGTGGGGGGACGCCGAAGGAGGGGCGGCCCGGTGATTTCCGGAGTCCGGGGCTCCTCCTTCTACAAGATCGTCTATTTCTTCCCGCAGGTCCTCTCGATCGCGATCGTCGCCCTGTTGTTCGCCTTCGCGTACAACCCGGACAGCGGCGCGATCAATTCGATCCTGCGCGGGGTCGGTCTCGACAGCGTCCAGCCGCTGTGGCTGGGCGACCCCGATCTCGCCCTGTGGGCCGTGATGGCCGTCCTGGTCTGGTCCACGGTCGGCTTCTTCGTGGTCCTCTTCTCCGCCGGTATGGCCTCGATCCCGGCGGACCTGTACGAGGCGGCGCTGCTGGACGGGGCGAACCGCTCCACCACGTTCTTCCGGATCACCCTGCCGCTGCTGTGGGACACCGTGCAGTCCGGCTGGGTCTACATGGGCATCCTCGCCCTGGGCGCCGAGTCGTTCGCGGTCGTACAGATCATGACGACCGGTCCGGGCGGTCCCGACTACTCGACCACCGTCATGGTCCTGTACGTGTACCAGAAGGCGTTCCGTGACGGACAGGCCGCCTACGCCACCACCATCGGCGTCGCCCTGCTCGTCGTCACCCTGGCCTTCGCCGCCCTCGTGATGCGGCTGGGCCGGCGCGAGCGGCTGGAGTTCTGA
- a CDS encoding sugar ABC transporter substrate-binding protein, with product MRRAAVAVAISALAVSATACGKAGDDKDSGSSDSGSKSIGLLLPDSVTTRYAKFDKPYFDAKVKELCSECKLEYANAAGNASTQAQQVSSMITKGVKVIAISAVDSAAIKSSIQAAVDKGIKVIAYDRLAQGPVSAYVSFDNEKVGELQGQSLLDAMGDKATPKSKVVMINGLASDPNAGLFKKGAHKVLDGKVDIAYEQAGDWDDKVAAQKMSAAITQLGAKNIAGVYSANDGMAGGIATVLKGAGISTVPLTGQDAELSSIQRILAGTQASTIYKAYKPEADAAAQLAVNLLENKSIDSLATTTQTSGSGDKVPSQLLTPVALTKANIKDTVIKDKLYTVAEICTAPYAAACKAAGLQ from the coding sequence ATGCGTCGTGCCGCCGTTGCCGTTGCCATCTCGGCACTCGCCGTCTCGGCCACCGCCTGTGGCAAGGCCGGGGACGACAAGGACAGCGGCAGCTCGGACTCGGGCAGCAAGTCGATCGGCCTGCTCCTGCCCGACAGTGTCACCACCCGGTACGCCAAGTTCGACAAGCCGTACTTCGACGCGAAGGTCAAGGAGCTCTGCTCCGAGTGCAAGCTGGAGTACGCGAACGCCGCCGGTAACGCCTCGACCCAGGCCCAGCAGGTCAGCAGCATGATCACCAAGGGCGTCAAGGTCATCGCGATCAGCGCCGTGGACTCCGCCGCGATCAAGTCCTCCATCCAGGCCGCCGTCGACAAGGGCATCAAGGTCATCGCCTACGACCGTCTGGCCCAGGGCCCGGTCTCCGCGTACGTGTCCTTCGACAACGAGAAGGTCGGCGAGCTCCAGGGCCAGTCCCTGCTCGACGCCATGGGCGACAAGGCCACCCCGAAGTCCAAGGTCGTCATGATCAACGGCCTGGCCTCCGACCCGAACGCCGGCCTGTTCAAGAAGGGCGCCCACAAGGTCCTCGACGGCAAGGTCGACATCGCCTACGAGCAGGCCGGTGACTGGGACGACAAGGTCGCCGCCCAGAAGATGTCCGCCGCCATCACCCAGCTGGGTGCCAAGAACATCGCGGGCGTCTACTCCGCCAACGACGGCATGGCCGGCGGTATCGCCACCGTCCTCAAGGGCGCGGGCATCAGCACCGTCCCGCTGACCGGCCAGGACGCGGAGCTCTCCAGCATCCAGCGGATCCTCGCCGGGACCCAGGCCAGCACCATCTACAAGGCGTACAAGCCGGAGGCCGACGCGGCCGCCCAGCTGGCCGTCAACCTGCTGGAGAACAAGAGCATCGACTCCCTGGCCACCACGACCCAGACCAGCGGCTCCGGCGACAAGGTGCCCTCGCAGCTGCTGACCCCGGTCGCGCTCACCAAGGCCAACATCAAGGACACGGTGATCAAGGACAAGCTCTACACCGTCGCCGAGATCTGCACCGCGCCCTACGCCGCCGCGTGCAAGGCCGCCGGTCTTCAGTAG
- a CDS encoding ROK family transcriptional regulator, whose amino-acid sequence METPGSQSSLHRANLERVVRAVRLAGSLTQAEIARTTGLSAATVSNIVRELKDGGTVEVTPTSSGGRRARAVSLSGDAGIVIGVDFGHTHLRVAVGNLAHQVLAEESEPVDVDASSTQGFDRAEQLVTRLIEATGVDRSKIAGVGLGVPGPIDVESGTLGSTAILPGWTGTKPAEELGGRLGVPVHVDNDANLGALGELVWGSGRGVRDLAYIKVASGVGAGLVINGRIYRGPGGTAGEIGHITLDESGPVCRCGNRGCLETFAAARYVLPLLQSSHGTDLTMEGVVRLARDGDPGCRRVIADVGRHIGSGVANLCNLLNPSRVVLGGDLAEAGELVLGPIRESVGRYAIPSAARQLSVLPGALGGRAEVLGALALALSEMGDSTLLDSTLHAATPAFT is encoded by the coding sequence GTGGAGACTCCGGGGTCGCAGTCGTCGCTGCACCGAGCCAACCTGGAACGGGTCGTGCGTGCCGTGCGGCTGGCCGGGTCGCTCACGCAGGCCGAGATCGCACGGACGACGGGCCTGTCCGCGGCCACCGTCTCCAACATCGTCCGCGAGCTCAAGGACGGCGGAACCGTCGAGGTCACGCCCACCTCCTCGGGCGGCCGAAGGGCCCGCGCGGTGTCGCTGAGCGGGGACGCCGGCATCGTCATAGGGGTGGACTTCGGGCACACCCATTTGCGCGTCGCGGTCGGGAATCTCGCCCACCAGGTGCTGGCCGAGGAATCCGAGCCGGTGGACGTGGACGCCTCCTCGACGCAGGGCTTCGACCGGGCGGAACAGCTGGTCACCCGGCTGATCGAGGCCACCGGCGTGGACCGCTCCAAGATCGCGGGCGTGGGCCTCGGCGTGCCCGGCCCGATCGACGTGGAGTCCGGCACGCTGGGCTCGACGGCCATCCTGCCGGGCTGGACCGGCACCAAGCCCGCCGAGGAGCTGGGCGGGCGGCTCGGCGTCCCCGTGCACGTCGACAACGACGCCAACCTCGGCGCCCTCGGTGAGCTGGTGTGGGGCAGCGGCAGGGGAGTGCGGGACCTGGCGTACATCAAGGTCGCCAGCGGTGTCGGGGCCGGCCTGGTCATCAACGGCAGGATCTACCGCGGCCCGGGTGGCACAGCGGGAGAAATCGGGCATATTACTCTTGATGAATCCGGTCCCGTCTGCCGCTGTGGCAACCGGGGCTGCCTGGAGACCTTCGCGGCCGCGCGCTATGTGCTTCCGCTCCTCCAGTCCAGCCACGGCACCGACCTGACGATGGAGGGCGTCGTACGCCTGGCGCGGGACGGAGACCCTGGCTGCCGTCGGGTGATCGCCGACGTCGGCCGCCACATCGGCAGTGGAGTCGCCAATCTCTGCAACCTGCTGAACCCGAGCCGAGTGGTCCTGGGCGGTGATCTCGCCGAGGCCGGTGAGCTGGTGCTCGGGCCGATCAGGGAGTCCGTCGGTCGCTACGCGATCCCCAGTGCGGCACGTCAACTGTCCGTGCTTCCCGGGGCACTTGGAGGTCGCGCGGAGGTGCTCGGAGCACTCGCCCTCGCCCTCAGCGAGATGGGTGATTCGACCCTTTTGGACAGCACGCTGCATGCAGCGACACCTGCCTTCACTTAG
- the ngcE gene encoding N-acetylglucosamine/diacetylchitobiose ABC transporter substrate-binding protein: MGSTSAEYNGTGGVGRRDLIKRSAALGLISVPTMSFLSACASSGGDGGGEKAKAGKKTAKNPLGVNETAGMEFVLFDGGFGKEYAEDAVKIYEKNFPEAKVKFSATQKIQSTLQPRFNQGTPPDLIDNSGAEQMDMGVLVGKNQLADLTPLLDAPSYDDPAKKVRDTLRPGIVEMGQFDGDPFWIMYYAYTVYGVWYSQKALDSLDEQYPETWDQMLAVCEKAKKKGMAGWTYAGKYPYYLPFSLYPMIAKVGGREVLDSIDNLEPNAWKHPAVKTCFEAYYELQQKGYVLKGTPGLDHIQSQTAWAQGKALFIPNGSWVENESANVIPKDFGLAVSAPTGIDSSDKMPFGTIWASGGEPFVVPAKAKNGTGGMEQLRIMLSEASSKNFTSKVKSLTAYNGGTDGITLTPGLKSGVAALDKAGENVVNPRIQDWYVQLQKEQIGVSGLGEMMAGRLTPAEAIKKIQGFADAAAKDTSIKHYKHQ, from the coding sequence ATGGGATCCACTTCGGCCGAGTACAACGGCACGGGCGGTGTAGGCCGCCGCGATCTGATCAAGCGGTCCGCCGCGCTGGGCCTGATCTCCGTCCCCACGATGAGCTTCCTGTCCGCGTGCGCCAGCAGTGGCGGCGACGGCGGCGGGGAGAAGGCCAAGGCCGGCAAGAAGACGGCCAAGAACCCGCTCGGTGTGAACGAGACCGCGGGCATGGAATTCGTCCTGTTCGACGGCGGCTTCGGCAAGGAGTACGCCGAGGACGCCGTGAAGATCTACGAGAAGAACTTCCCCGAGGCCAAGGTGAAGTTCTCCGCCACCCAGAAGATCCAGTCCACCCTCCAGCCCCGCTTCAACCAGGGCACCCCGCCGGACCTCATCGACAACTCCGGCGCCGAGCAGATGGACATGGGCGTCCTGGTCGGCAAGAACCAGCTCGCCGACCTCACCCCGCTCCTGGACGCGCCGTCCTACGACGACCCGGCCAAGAAGGTCCGCGACACCCTGCGCCCGGGCATCGTCGAGATGGGCCAGTTCGACGGCGACCCGTTCTGGATCATGTACTACGCCTACACGGTGTACGGCGTCTGGTACTCGCAGAAGGCCCTGGACTCGCTCGACGAGCAGTACCCCGAGACCTGGGACCAGATGCTCGCCGTGTGCGAGAAGGCCAAGAAGAAGGGCATGGCGGGCTGGACGTACGCGGGCAAGTACCCGTACTACCTGCCCTTCTCGCTGTACCCGATGATCGCCAAGGTGGGCGGCCGCGAGGTCCTCGACTCCATCGACAACCTGGAGCCGAACGCCTGGAAACACCCGGCGGTCAAGACCTGCTTCGAGGCCTACTACGAGCTCCAGCAGAAGGGCTACGTCCTCAAGGGCACCCCGGGCCTGGACCACATCCAGTCCCAGACCGCCTGGGCCCAGGGCAAGGCGCTGTTCATCCCGAACGGCTCCTGGGTGGAGAACGAGTCGGCGAACGTCATCCCCAAGGACTTCGGCCTCGCGGTCTCCGCGCCCACCGGCATCGACTCCTCCGACAAGATGCCCTTCGGCACCATCTGGGCCTCCGGCGGTGAGCCCTTCGTCGTCCCGGCCAAGGCGAAGAACGGCACGGGCGGCATGGAGCAGCTGCGCATCATGCTCAGCGAGGCGTCCTCGAAGAACTTCACCAGCAAGGTGAAGTCGCTGACCGCCTACAACGGCGGAACGGACGGCATCACCCTCACCCCGGGCCTCAAGTCCGGTGTCGCCGCGCTGGACAAGGCCGGCGAGAACGTGGTGAACCCGCGGATCCAGGACTGGTACGTCCAGCTTCAGAAGGAGCAGATCGGTGTGTCCGGCCTGGGCGAGATGATGGCCGGACGCCTCACCCCGGCCGAGGCGATCAAGAAGATCCAGGGCTTCGCCGACGCGGCCGCCAAGGACACCTCGATCAAGCACTACAAGCACCAGTAG
- a CDS encoding carbohydrate ABC transporter permease, with the protein MKTTETPAPVPAQPGPPVAKTDAPHGPSRKEKQEGAVLNVFSHGILVVWAILVVLPLLWAVMTSFKDDSSIFSSPWSLPDKLHFDNWSRAWTQANMSDYFLNTILVVGGSLIGTLVLGSMAAYVLARFDFPGNRFIYYLFIGGMSFPIMLALVPLFYVVNNMGLLNTIHGLILVYIAYSLPFTVFFLTAFFRTLPSSVAEAAFVDGASHSRTFFQIMLPMAKPGLISVGIFNFLGQWNQYMLPTVLNTDPDKRVLTQGLVQLAVSQGYKGDWSGLFAGLVMAMLPVLAAYIVFQRQVVQGLTAGALK; encoded by the coding sequence ATGAAGACGACCGAGACCCCCGCCCCGGTACCGGCCCAGCCCGGTCCCCCCGTCGCCAAGACCGACGCCCCGCACGGCCCGTCCCGGAAGGAGAAGCAGGAGGGCGCCGTCCTCAACGTCTTCTCGCACGGCATCCTGGTCGTCTGGGCGATCCTGGTGGTGCTGCCGCTGCTGTGGGCGGTGATGACGTCCTTCAAGGACGACAGCTCCATCTTCAGCTCGCCCTGGTCGCTGCCGGACAAGCTCCACTTCGACAACTGGTCGCGGGCCTGGACCCAGGCCAACATGAGCGACTACTTCCTCAACACCATTCTGGTGGTGGGCGGTTCACTCATCGGCACCCTGGTGCTCGGCTCGATGGCGGCCTACGTCCTGGCCCGCTTCGACTTCCCCGGCAACCGGTTCATCTACTACCTGTTCATCGGCGGCATGAGCTTCCCGATCATGCTGGCGCTGGTCCCGCTGTTCTACGTGGTGAACAACATGGGCCTGCTGAACACCATCCACGGGCTGATCCTGGTCTACATCGCCTACTCGCTGCCGTTCACGGTGTTCTTCCTGACCGCGTTCTTCCGCACCCTGCCGAGCTCGGTGGCGGAGGCGGCCTTCGTGGACGGGGCCTCGCACTCCCGGACGTTCTTCCAGATCATGCTGCCGATGGCCAAGCCCGGTCTGATCAGCGTGGGGATCTTCAACTTCCTCGGGCAGTGGAACCAGTACATGCTGCCGACGGTGCTCAACACCGACCCGGACAAGCGCGTGCTCACCCAGGGGCTGGTCCAGCTGGCGGTCAGCCAGGGGTACAAGGGCGACTGGTCGGGCCTGTTCGCGGGCCTGGTGATGGCGATGCTGCCGGTGCTCGCGGCGTACATCGTCTTCCAGCGACAGGTGGTGCAGGGACTGACCGCGGGGGCGCTCAAGTAA
- a CDS encoding GH92 family glycosyl hydrolase: MTVGSQGAAVALPEAPAAADRSFATSFESGDPAPDWISTVDTAPDGGKRAAGVDGGYSSGIPGNVTDKVTDIRASGENTGGGEVKENLVDGEPGTKWLVFESAGWVEFDLDEPVKVVRYAFTSANDVAARDPKEWTLKGSTDGKEWKTLDTRSGETFAERFQTRTYDLAEPAEYRHFRVDITGNNGAEGILQLADVQFSTGGDEGPVPPDMLSLVDRGPSGSPTAKAGAGFTGKRALRYAGRHTADGRAYSYNKVLDVNVAVGRNTRLSYRIFPSMADGDRDYDATNVAVDLVFTDGTSLSGLGATDQHGFALSPRGQGAAKALYVNQWNHVASRIGSVAAGRTVDRILVGYDSPAGPAKFRGWLDDVTIEPVAPERPRAHLSDYALTTRGTHSSGAFSRGNNFPATAVPHGFNFWTPVTNAGSLSWLYDYARANNADNLPTIQAFSASHEPSPWMGDRQTFQVMPSAAAGTPDTGREARELAFRHENETARPYYYGVRFENGLKAEMAPTDHAAVLRFSYPGEDASVLFDNVTDQAGLTLDTAAGVVTGYSDVKSGLSTGATRLFVYGVFDKPVTDGASSGVKGRLRFDAGDDRTVTLRLATSLIGLDQAKDNLRQEIPDGTSFETVRNRAQRQWDRILGKVEVEGATPDQLTTLYSSLYRLYLYPNSGFEKVGSKFQYASPFSPMPGPDTPTHTGAKIMDGKVYVNNGFWDTYRTTWPAYSLLTPSQAGEMADGFVQQYKDGGWTSRWSSPGYADLMTGTSSDVAFADAYVKGVDFDARSAYEAAVKNATVVPPSSGVGRKGMATSPFLGYTSTDTHEGLSWALEGYLNDYGIARMGRALYRETGEKRYQEESEYFLNRARDYVNLFDSRAGFFQGRDAKGDWRVESSAYDPRVWGHDYTETNGWGYAFTAPQDSRGLANLYGGRRGLADKLDEYFATPETASPDFVGSYGGVIHEMTEARDVRMGMYGHSNQVAHHVNYMYDAAGQPWKTQRNVREVLSRLYTGSEIGQGYHGDEDNGEQSAWFLFSALGFYPLVMGSGEYAVGSPLFTKATVHLENGRELVVRAPKNSARNVYVQGLKVNGRTWTSTSLPHSVLSRGAVLDFDMGPRPSSWGTGRNAAPVSITQDDKVPAPRADVLKGEGALFDDTSGTDATVTSVDLPVSGPVKGLQYTVSSSTDRAKAPTGWTLQGSDDGTTWKTLDRRSGQSFAWDRQTRAFTVGSPGTYGRYRLVLDGEAVVSEAELLA, translated from the coding sequence ATGACGGTGGGCTCCCAGGGCGCGGCGGTCGCCCTGCCGGAGGCACCCGCGGCGGCCGACCGGTCGTTCGCCACCTCCTTCGAGTCGGGTGATCCGGCACCCGACTGGATCAGCACCGTCGACACCGCGCCGGACGGCGGCAAGCGGGCCGCGGGGGTGGACGGCGGCTACAGCTCCGGCATCCCGGGCAATGTCACCGACAAGGTCACGGACATCCGGGCGAGCGGGGAGAACACCGGCGGCGGCGAGGTGAAGGAGAACCTGGTCGACGGCGAACCGGGAACCAAGTGGCTGGTCTTCGAGTCGGCAGGCTGGGTCGAGTTCGACCTGGACGAGCCCGTGAAGGTGGTCCGGTACGCGTTCACGTCCGCGAACGACGTCGCCGCGCGCGACCCGAAGGAATGGACCCTGAAGGGCTCCACGGACGGCAAAGAGTGGAAGACCCTCGACACCCGCTCCGGGGAGACCTTCGCCGAGCGGTTCCAGACGAGGACGTACGACCTCGCGGAGCCGGCGGAGTACCGGCACTTCCGTGTCGACATCACCGGGAACAACGGCGCCGAGGGCATCCTCCAGCTCGCCGACGTGCAGTTCTCCACCGGCGGTGACGAGGGCCCGGTCCCGCCGGACATGCTCTCGCTCGTCGACCGCGGTCCGAGCGGCTCGCCCACCGCGAAGGCGGGCGCCGGATTCACCGGAAAGAGGGCCCTGCGTTACGCCGGACGGCACACGGCCGACGGGCGGGCGTACTCGTACAACAAGGTCCTCGACGTGAACGTGGCGGTCGGCCGGAACACCCGGCTGTCGTACCGGATCTTCCCGTCGATGGCGGACGGCGACCGCGACTACGACGCCACCAACGTGGCGGTGGACCTCGTCTTCACGGACGGCACCTCGCTGAGCGGCCTCGGGGCGACGGACCAGCACGGATTCGCGCTGTCGCCGCGGGGGCAGGGCGCCGCCAAGGCGCTCTACGTCAACCAGTGGAACCACGTGGCCTCGCGGATCGGATCGGTCGCGGCCGGCCGGACCGTCGACCGGATCCTGGTCGGGTACGACTCCCCCGCCGGTCCGGCGAAGTTCCGCGGCTGGCTGGACGACGTGACGATCGAGCCCGTCGCCCCCGAGCGGCCCAGGGCCCATCTCTCCGACTACGCGCTCACCACCCGCGGCACCCACTCCAGCGGCGCCTTCTCGCGCGGCAACAACTTCCCGGCGACGGCGGTCCCGCACGGCTTCAACTTCTGGACGCCGGTGACCAACGCCGGCTCGCTGAGCTGGCTGTACGACTACGCCCGCGCGAACAACGCGGACAACCTGCCGACGATCCAGGCGTTCAGCGCGAGCCACGAGCCGAGCCCCTGGATGGGCGACCGGCAGACCTTCCAGGTGATGCCGTCGGCCGCCGCCGGCACCCCGGACACCGGCCGGGAGGCCCGCGAGCTGGCCTTCCGGCACGAGAACGAGACCGCGCGGCCGTACTACTACGGGGTGCGGTTCGAGAACGGGCTGAAGGCGGAGATGGCCCCGACGGACCACGCGGCGGTGCTCCGCTTCAGCTACCCGGGCGAGGACGCGAGTGTCCTCTTCGACAACGTGACGGACCAGGCGGGGCTCACGCTCGACACGGCGGCGGGGGTCGTCACCGGCTACTCGGACGTCAAGTCGGGGCTGTCGACGGGGGCGACCCGGCTCTTCGTCTACGGCGTGTTCGACAAGCCCGTGACGGACGGGGCGTCCAGCGGGGTCAAGGGGCGTCTGCGGTTCGACGCGGGCGACGACCGGACCGTCACCCTGCGCCTGGCGACCTCGCTCATCGGCCTCGACCAGGCCAAGGACAACCTCCGCCAGGAGATCCCCGACGGCACCTCCTTCGAGACGGTGAGGAACCGGGCCCAGCGGCAGTGGGACCGGATCCTCGGCAAGGTCGAGGTCGAGGGCGCCACCCCGGACCAGCTGACCACGCTGTACTCCAGCCTGTACCGGCTGTACCTGTACCCCAACTCGGGCTTCGAGAAGGTCGGTTCGAAGTTCCAGTACGCCTCCCCGTTCTCGCCGATGCCCGGCCCGGACACCCCGACGCACACCGGCGCGAAGATCATGGACGGCAAGGTGTACGTCAACAACGGCTTCTGGGACACCTATCGGACGACCTGGCCGGCGTACTCGCTGCTGACACCCTCTCAGGCGGGTGAGATGGCCGACGGGTTCGTGCAGCAGTACAAGGACGGCGGCTGGACCTCCCGCTGGTCCTCGCCCGGGTACGCGGACCTGATGACCGGCACCTCCTCCGACGTGGCCTTCGCGGACGCGTACGTCAAGGGCGTCGACTTCGACGCGAGGTCGGCGTACGAGGCGGCCGTGAAGAACGCCACCGTCGTGCCGCCCTCCTCCGGCGTGGGCCGCAAGGGCATGGCCACCTCCCCCTTCCTCGGCTACACGAGCACCGACACCCACGAGGGCCTGTCCTGGGCGCTGGAGGGCTACCTCAACGACTACGGCATCGCACGGATGGGCCGGGCGCTGTACAGGGAGACCGGCGAGAAGCGCTACCAGGAGGAGTCGGAGTACTTCCTGAACCGGGCCCGGGACTATGTGAACCTCTTCGACTCCCGGGCCGGCTTCTTCCAGGGCCGCGACGCCAAGGGCGACTGGCGCGTCGAGTCCTCGGCGTACGACCCGCGTGTGTGGGGCCACGACTACACCGAGACCAACGGCTGGGGCTACGCCTTCACCGCCCCGCAGGACAGCCGGGGCCTGGCCAACCTGTACGGCGGCCGCCGCGGACTGGCGGACAAGCTAGACGAGTACTTCGCCACGCCGGAGACGGCCTCACCGGACTTCGTCGGCTCCTACGGCGGTGTCATCCACGAGATGACGGAGGCCCGGGACGTCCGGATGGGCATGTACGGGCACTCCAACCAGGTCGCCCACCACGTGAACTACATGTACGACGCGGCCGGGCAGCCCTGGAAGACGCAGCGCAATGTCCGCGAGGTGCTGTCGCGCCTGTACACCGGCAGCGAGATCGGGCAGGGCTACCACGGTGACGAGGACAACGGCGAGCAGTCGGCCTGGTTCCTCTTCTCCGCGCTGGGCTTCTACCCGCTGGTGATGGGCAGCGGCGAGTACGCCGTCGGCTCCCCGCTGTTCACGAAGGCGACGGTCCACCTGGAGAACGGGCGGGAGCTGGTGGTGCGGGCTCCGAAGAACAGCGCCCGCAATGTCTACGTCCAGGGCCTGAAGGTCAACGGCCGTACCTGGACGTCGACTTCCCTGCCCCACTCGGTCCTCTCCAGGGGTGCCGTCCTGGACTTCGACATGGGGCCGCGCCCGTCGTCGTGGGGCACGGGGAGGAACGCGGCGCCGGTGTCCATCACCCAGGACGACAAGGTGCCGGCGCCGAGGGCGGACGTGCTGAAGGGCGAGGGCGCCCTGTTCGACGACACCTCGGGCACGGACGCGACCGTGACGTCCGTGGACCTTCCGGTGTCCGGTCCGGTCAAGGGCCTTCAGTACACGGTGAGTTCGTCCACCGACCGCGCCAAGGCGCCGACCGGCTGGACGCTCCAGGGCTCCGACGACGGAACCACCTGGAAGACCCTCGACCGGCGGTCCGGGCAGTCCTTCGCGTGGGACCGGCAGACCCGGGCGTTCACCGTGGGGTCTCCGGGTACGTACGGGAGGTACCGCCTGGTGCTCGACGGCGAGGCGGTGGTCTCGGAAGCCGAACTGCTCGCCTGA